The following DNA comes from Anticarsia gemmatalis isolate Benzon Research Colony breed Stoneville strain chromosome 10, ilAntGemm2 primary, whole genome shotgun sequence.
acgaaaaaaaaaagcataaataaTAGGTCACTCACCGTATATAATACAAGATGACTAAAAGGTGTTAACGCTGCAGCTTCTGACACGCAACCCGCCGCCGCACTCACTCTCCCTAACCTgataataaacagaaaaatatatttacatctAAGCTCTAAGTTTTCATAAAACTTACACGTTTAAATCAGTACGTTAGCAAACTTTCGACAGAGACCTGTCACAGATGGGTGACTGCTTAACTGAGTCTCTCAGTGCTACGAAGTGCACACGAAAATTCGGCCTTGgtcgtattttaaaataattgtcactaAACCAAGTCAAAGGCCTGTCAATGGTTGGTTACGTACTATATCAGCTAGCCGAACCTTTCatcaaactatgtcggagtcggtttccagtctcagcGGATGCATACCAGTATATTACATGAAGCGACTACCTATCTGATCTCCACAACcaagttacctgggttataacacgatacccttcgataaAACTGACTAcctactgttaacaactgtcaaagatctttgaaaatggcattcggtacccacaatttaacgtgccttccaaaacacggataATATACGatgaataaatatcaataaatgctaaataaatattgttttaaaactgtatgTTACCTGAGACACAACTGCGCTAGCAACAGCCAGGCATGTGCTCGATGGTCGGCGAGCGGCGCGCGCGGTCGCTGCGTGGACAGCGACGATGCTCCCTCCGACAGCGCACGCTCTATGCGGTACACGCCCGCTGACTCCGCACGGATCGACgctaaatataacaaatatataatataattaggaaATATTAACTACTAGCGATTGCCCGCGACTTCTTTcgtttggattttttttataacgcgTTTATAAGTCGACATCCAACtttgtctgtctgcctgtcacGCTTTCAAATCTAAATCACTggaccaattttaataaaatttggtacatagaTAGAGGTGACACTAAAAAAGGACACGGAGGTTTCCTAAAGAAAGAACTTAGGGGTGACCTTAAGAAAGAACTTAGAGGTGACCTACTACTTTTTGCCACAAAAAATGTGTGGGACAGAGaagataaaagtttgtatggaaattctGCTAAGTCACTAAACCGAGCGGACGAAATctcgggcaaaagctagtaaaatataaaaacaacgaTCACCATCTGAAAAGTAATAGTGATTATTCTTAATCAAATTACTAAACCGATTACAAAAACAGTTAATTATACTTTGTTCGGgaggagatctttgcccagcagtgggacaatagcGTAAAATACATGAACATACCTCCGTCTCTGTTGCTCTGCGTGTCGTCGTGCTGTGAGTCGGAGAGCGCGTCCAGCTCCGCGTACCCGTTGTGTTCCGTCTCCAGCTCCGATTCTGAACTGTTCACTAGTGTGAGCAGCTCCTTGCCGGTCGCTAGTGCCGCCTGGGGAAGATAATGTCTTAGTTAGaaacataatatcatattataatttggATTTCTATTTGAAATATGGGTAAGTGTTggataaactatttataaacagGGTGTTAAATAAGAGATTGTCGAAACTATACAGGCATTTGGATATTAACCGTATTTGGCATAGGTTTAGTTTTTGCTAACACGttcgtattttttaattcaaataaggATTTATTGTCTCGGAGATATTTTACTTTGGATTCTTGCTAttgagttttttaattattattatcattattcaaCCTTCGCAGAGCGCAAGCGAAGTCAGATTTTCGGAATTCAATGTTGAAGTATAGTGACTATAGTAAGGCCGCtgagtaattaccgatttgacagattattctttacattaatcgatataaccttgcacgagcgtCACATTTGCGGAATtatttagaatacctctttaatataaaactttatgtcaaaatatcagaattaagtaattttccaataaactctgtttcaaaacttaaaatagtttgtaaataatatgaaaacatttattttttgttctttggcgcgcttgtataaagttacatggtgcggattcgtgcgtcttgttttcatagtgatgtgcttaatagtattcggtccgaattcattggaataggtatgatttttattacaaggaatattgatggaatataggaataaggaatatggatatttattttatttcatcaaggatactccacctaatgaagaacttgtgtctttaactattattggttttgtttttatttaattacactctatactagaatattaaaaacaaactgatcCAAAATGATGTTAGGGTTActggttcagtcacttcactagtattgtcaatttgtcatgtgtcaaatcggcAATAAttcagcggccctactataaGTCAGTTACAGAACATTACTAATATGGTATAGTGACGCATGTTATACCTCGGGAGTCTCCCACGTGAGCTGCAGCGCGGCCAGCGCGGCTAGCGGCCAGTCCGCAGCGGGGTAGTGTTGCCTGGCCAGGCGCGCGGCCGCCAGCGCGCGCGCGCCCCGCGAGCCGGCGCAGGCGCACGACCACAGCGCCGCCGCCAGCCGCAGCCCGCCGCCACACTCCGCACGGGCACTCAGGCACGATCGTGTCGCGTCCTGGgtagtacaataataattaattaattcatcctactaatgttataaatgcgtaagtttgtgagaatgtgtgtatggatgtttgttactctttcacacaaatactacttaaCCGATTATGACGAGATCTAGGTAACTGAcaacctagaataacacataggctattttttataCCAGAGTTCCCGAGGAATCTGGATTTACACGGGTAGGGTTTCCACGTGgaagaagtcgcgggcagcctctagtGTACAATAAAAAGATAGATCCTCTAATCTATTCCTCCTTTAAcctacttttacaaacacaagaCAACCATTACTGTTAAGCGCAAAATcattaaattttgaatgaagAATACATACgaaaaaatgttgattttgaaATTTCATTACCTTAACTCGGTAATGTgacaataaatcaaaattacactttaaaattaatcaatacTGTCtacaattcaaaaataataaaaacccaaAGTAATgagtaacttttttttaacccctACTAATTTGACAGGAAGCCTTTGCCCTGCCAAACTTTTAGTACCTACGTTTTAATCATATAAAAGTGTTCACTCACCATAGCCTCATTCAACATGCCTAGATGCATGTACTGTAGCGCTAGATAGTAGAAGGCGAGATGATCATTATCATCTAACTGCACCGCTCTTATCAGTAGCTTTAGTGATTTGTCGTTCGCCGCGTCCTTGTCTATACGACTGTTCGTTTTctgcaaacaaaaacattaatttaaaaagatatatcttacattattattaaaaaaaggtattttgtaTTAGGGTAACGAAAATGAAATTAGCCTTTAAATTTAAACAGGACCGCTAGAAATATATATGGTCGTTTAAAAGCtagtttttgaattaattattattagctcAAAATATGTCAATTTTAAAAAAGTCCATAGAATAGACAAATCGATTCcattccatttttattaaaatgtgtgtATGACGTGTAACtgattgatataatatatttgagCTATACACAAATACACTGTTCCAACACACGGAGTGCTATaatacgataaaaaatacaCCGATTTCAGTGCGATCCGTATACCAAACTGGCAACCTAGTCACTGTAacccgagaatcaaacccactCACACTCATCTACACAAAACCTACAAAACATAGAACTATAACGTATAAtgtgtatatattataatactgacAGACCTGTGCCTTCATCTGGTAGCCGATGCCGGTGAACAGACAGCAGCGCGCCAGCATGGGACCGTTCTGTTCCTCCTCTATCGTGAGCGCCTCCTCCGCGCTTTCTATGCCTTCCTCTATCTGTGgacaacaaacattttatatgcaATTATGTACCTTAATGGCTTGGagttaaagtttaaatttgATTGAGTATATCTGGTCAATGATTCATAGTAAATTAAGCGATGCAAATCAGATAGGCTCTTGTGTGAAAAggaataagaaatatattatgttattctttgtttttttacagACCACTATTGATATGAAAGAAAAACAGAAGTTTTttcaatataacaaatatttcaacaaaaatgaCGAAAAATAGAAATAAGACACTTTGACAGggtattttaagtatttaaaaaaatcataaaattgaagtaatacttatttttcaatgatttaattttacattactGTAATATTGGATGTGTAGACACCTTATATAAACAACTGACCTGCAGTAGTATACGTTTATTCATCCCAGATCTAACGAACTAAACATGCATTTATAGCATGGAGGCGAGTAACACACACTACATTACTactgtataaattataaatgtatatgtgCTCACCCATCCCATCCTGTAGCAGGTGTTGGCGGCGACGAGTCGTAGCGGCGCGTCGCTGGGACACAGCGGCGTGGCGCGCCGAGCCACGCCCGCCGCGCGCACGCCCGCGTTCCATAGACTACTGCCTGCAATGTACACGTACTTTATTACTAActtacattattgttatatcgTGCTGAATTGGGTAATAACAATAGTTGGATGGAGCCTTTAAACTTATTGTTTTGTGTTGGGAAGGTGTACtttggttataaaaaaaaaatactggatgGATTCGGAATTAGAATATGGTGAAGCAACATTCCTGAAAGCTCGTTTGGACAGTAAAGAATTTATGAGCATTTTTCGTTGTATTTTTGCCGAGTATATTTTCAGTCGTAAAGAACTACGTTCATTCTTTGGTCTGTGTCTACGTCAATGGCgaaattttatgtatgcatgtgcCATAATGATAAATGTAATTTAGACTTTGGAAATTAACAAATAATGGTACAAGTTATGTAGTTACCAGGCGCGATGTGCGAGTgtggcgcgggcggcgcggggcgggtgggcgcgggcgcggcggccgcCGTGGCCAGCGCGCGCTGGCGCCAGATGTGCGCGCACCCGAACGAGAACTTCATCGCGCGCTCCAGCGACTGCAAACAACACAAATTTATTACATCAGTATtcacttacattttaataaaaaaaaatcagacaTTTTGTTCTGAAACAGTAACGCGGCACAGACAGTTACGGCTTCTAGTAGAAACAATCAAATCAATCGATGGCCTCGGCATTGCGTCTATGTTTGCAGcatgattctctacaatcggtactattaagaatcaaaagtttgacatttaaaaacatactgtaaaaatagtatCTACTGTTCTCGTTAGAGTAACTGATCAGAAAATCATACAACATTAATTGATAGCTTACCGATTATCAGTAATCACTCATAATAAGAAATAGCCTCTATCTGCTTCTCACTACGACAACTTGGGGACATTATTTCGCAGTacctataaaaacattttctacatACCTCGAGTAGCAAGCACAGCTGTCCCCAGCGCGTGGCGGCCAGCGCCAGCAGGTCGACGACGGCCACGGCGTTCCTGAGCGcatgcgcgcgcgccgcctcGAACACCTCGCTCTGCGACAGCACGGCGTCGCGCACCGCCATGGCCTCGCCCACCAGCAGCAGCAGCACCACCTCCTCGTACTCGTTGCGAGGCACGAACTACACACAACATAAAAGTATAgttagtaaaataagtaaaatcaaattgagaacctcctccttttaaagtcggttaaaaacacACAGATAGACAGACACACGACAGAGTCGaaacaaataatgtaaaagGCCGTGTAGCAAAATATTTCCGAATCGTTACGCTCACAATTTTACGCCCCTAAGTAAGGAATGCTAAGCGCattggtacctacctataactTTACGCTTGAACTCTCACCAACATCCAAAAAGACAGTCAACTTATTATTTCGATAATATTAAACCTTAACATTCATCTACATTAATTGCGATACCATCATGAAGTCAGCCATAAGTAATATTATGCAATTGATTTAAAAGGAAAAGTGAGCAAACGCATCTCGAAAATTTCACCTCAGTTAAGACACAAACATCACTTGCGAAACGATCAATAAGTATAAGTCTTGTAAATCGTTACGTTACCTGATTAATAGCGGCATATTTCTTAGGTTTCCAAGGTCCCTCCGACACGTACTCGTCTCTCCGCCTCGTCAGCGTGCCCTGTGGGGGCGCCACGGACAACTTCTCCGGAGCTTTGTACACCTgacaacaataaaatgtaaaatgatgATCTTGATCCAGTTCAACAAATGCTCGTGGAGAATAGTGCGCAAATATGTGGTGTATTTGATGTACATGAAACGTATGTActgataaaatcaaaatcaaatcattttttcatttaggtcaaatgctgacacttatgatagtcaatgatacagagagtgaatttaccgccagttcggaaggtagggccaatgagaagagctggcaagaaactcctggccactctttttaatcgccaaatggttttaacaatatttctgtttGGTATACATAATTGATAATGTagggagctgctaccaacactaccgaacacacatagtgCAAACAAGGAAATATTGAACATCTTAGTTACCTGTCCAGTGACCCCTCTCATGAGCACCTCAGCCAGTTGTCTGGTGAGAGTCAGTCGTAACGCTTGCGTTGACACTGACTCCACCGCGTTCAACATTTCACGATACCTGcacaattaaacaatataaaacattaatttatcaaCATTTACATGTGAGTTAAGCATCCTTGACGCGGACATTTCATAGATGGAATGCCAGTTATGGATATATTTGAGATGAACATCTCCATAACTATGACAAAGACCATATATGATGCCAGTtcttaagtcatgtcaaagtaTTTCTTGGAGGTCTAAACAAGATATTAACCACCAACCATAaaaaaacccattaatgtccaactgctgggcaaggatctcctacCATAATAAAAGAGGGgtaagccttgagtccatcacgcttaCCAATTGCGTGTTGGAAACTTTGTATACCTccagaactgttctaaagagctcttaccatacgataaaataaaatggctaCTATGCAGCAGATGATTACTCTGATATAACGTATTAATCACCATGATTTTACAGAGAAAATTAGTTCAGTAAGTTACTATGTGGTAATAATTTAGTCTTACCTGTCAATAGCATTCTGCAACCTGCCGGCTCGTATGTGTAGTATCGGCACTCGTTGTAGCGCGGTCTCGAGCGTGGGCCCTGCGCGCGCGCCGGAGCCTGTTCGTTGCAGGTACAGCAGGGTCAGGTCTGATGCCAGCTCGAAACTGCGGATCTACAACATAGGGAGAGTAACTTTAGTATAGGACTAAGTTAAAAGGATTGATATTAATGCGTGATTGACCATAATGGTACTGTAATTTTAGGTACTTAGGAACCCCGTGAAGTTATAATTTGAATACAGGTATTTGTTcgtacaaaagtaataaataaattaagattttattttatactgtgcttatacaatattttgttaataggTTTCCTTAAATTGGTAGGTTTATAAGGTAGTTCTAcggattatttatttacttgcagTGATGTCTTGTCCTAAAATAGCTAGTACATTAGAACCAATACTAGTGCTCCTATTTTCACCTCCTTTAGTCATACTTTACGTAAATACAAGGTAGATGTTGAGTATATAACCCAATATGTGATTGGGTTATATACTCAACAttgtatataaaacacaaaatgacATCAAACACGCATCAGACATGACAGACGTATATTTTATCAGTACAGTAATAACGTGTACATGTTGACGGACATGTTTATCGGAACAGTTTGATAAAACAGACATTTATGTATGCAGTATGTCGGGACAAAGAACATTAACGATTACTTCCCATAAAATATAGCTTTGCAATCCAGCTATAACCGTGATTCAATATTATCACCGCAAAGTtgataatagcaaaaaaaatgttcttgcgTCTTCAAAAAAAACGATTGGCCtttgttttaatgataaattgGCTCGCACACTACTTCAAAAGAAGGGCATAGCCAAGCATTCACATGCAGAAGAACTCTTTTCAAAGAAGGTCGAAGGGAAGTCGCGTTACGTTATCCTTTAGCCGTATTTACAGgaatggtttaaaaaaacataggAGGAAGGTATCACGTTTcgatgtaaattattttataataaaatagtcttACCATTTCTGATTCTCTCTCGGCCTGCTTGAAGCGGCTCGTGGAGCCGGGGACGGTGTTCTGTTCTAAGCATAGTCCTTTGATCGCGTACGACTCCGCCACGATTCGGAGACTCCGGCTGTaaacaatgtttgtttatcCAAGTAAATACCAAGTAAAGGGACATTTTTTAAAGCGTACAAAAATAAGTCGACTTATATAAAAGAGAATTTATATTCGATGTCTGCTTAAAACATTTCAAGTTTGAATTCCACATGGGTATAAAATAAAAGGCTCTTTTAAACGAAGccctaaattatttttaataaaggtacctattatctatttttaatatattacctACCTATAAACCTACTTACATCAATCATACAATAACAAtcaatgttaaattttatcatagaatgaaacaaaataatgtaaaacacatcttatttgaaatattctcaACTCCTTTCTTAATGAGACTACAATAAGGCGCCATAGTACGTATGTTCCTAGAATCGTAGTCCCTAAGAcacccatcccaatagcccaagtagtttttttatttcagttttgcCACAATCCCACCCTGTCTGGTGACTGTCCCTGGGtgcatttacatatttttcacaCGGATAGTCACCAGTTATATTGAAACTATAAAAGGGCCTCTGCGTGTTCAGCCCCATGCACGGATTGCAAAagtccgggactctatagtACCGAGATGGAAAAGACAATTGAAATAACAAATCTGTACAGcagataaaattattgttttgtgctATAATTTGTTatgcttcaaataaaataagtactatGATACTTATGCGCCCACATACAAACCAGTATACATCCTATTATTGCAGAAATTATCGTCAACTGGTACACAAACACATTGATagtcacattattatttattatggacAGTAAATTCATACGTTACGTATTTGGTATGAGTTATTTAGTGCTTACACGTTCGGCAAATAGAATGATGACTAGCTATTGTCTGCTGGTACGGTCTTGttcattgtttatgtaaatCATTGCCAAATTTTGTAAAGACTGAGCTGTTTGGTTCGGCAATTGAGCTAGTATCTGCTTTATctttatatacgagtatataattcttctgtaagtgtgtatgtcactgaacttctcttaaacgactggaccgattttgatgaaatgttttgtgtgtgttcaaggggatctgagaatggtttaaatttacaatgttgtccgctggacaatgattttttatttaatttttatgacaaaacaacgtttgccgggtcagctagttccaTATAAATCGAAGTGATTGAATTTGAGACCCTCCTGCTGTCTACTTGGTCTTAggattacatttatatttattaagactGTATCTGTGGTCTAGGCGGTAGTGTATACGGCTGTTGATGACAAGGTCTTGAGTTTGATTCCCGCTAAGGACAAAATGTCATTGCTCTTATCTCATTAAGATTAGTGTATTTCCTTATAGTAGCCCGAAGGATTTTTAACATGCCCAGTACGTGACGAGGCTGTAAAAGGAAGaaatgggtgtatttcatatacttctGCCTAACTTTTTTTCAcgttcgggtataacaggcaatatacatattatgtatgtatatgtgtatgttATCCAAAATCGATTTTGTCAGCGTAGAATGGTGTGGAGATTGCGCGTGCGCTGACTCAATGTATATGACTGTTTGTTTAGCGTCTCTGCCATCGTTTGATGTGTGACGTCATCGCACGTGGCGATCTACACATCActtgtacattatgtacatagTTCATATATACAATAAACAACTTTCTTTAtagtctatttgttttaagataAGGTTATTATGAAGTCAGACACCTGACAAAATACTGAAAGTGTAAACATTGCTTAGCTCGTTATTGCTTAGCTATTTTACTGAACAAAAGAAGTAGCTACAAAAAGATGATGAAATCTAATACTACGAATAAATAATCGTGAATGTTTATGACCATGTATAGTTATAGTacttgttactctttcacacaaaacctacttcttcttgtcgtatggttagtggtcaacctagtgtcaaagttgttcaagccgcccgaaggcctttgacgtggcttaacgactgttatctgaattttcaacaaccgggaccgagcttttacgtgccctccgaagcacggagacgccctgttcaaatagcactatacggtcacccatctatggaataaccgcgccaaggtttgcttaaacacacagatcgtttaccgaccggtgagtgcaactggctacgggcgcctcgaCAAAAcctactaaaactattttaataaaatttggtgtACATGTCGTTCAGCCGGTATTTGCTCATAGGATACTTTTGACTGCTggtattattttctacagatgAAGTCACGGGTAGTGAATTAGTCATTACAATACTGCAGACTTCAAAAAttgaatccatactaatattataaatgcgaaagtaactctgtctgtctgtctgtctgtctgtctgtctgtctgtctgtctgtctgtctgctactcaatcacgtctaaactactgaaccaatttgcatgaaatttggtatggagatattttgatacccgagaaaggacat
Coding sequences within:
- the Ttc7 gene encoding tetratricopeptide repeat domain 7 gives rise to the protein MTSRSKNAVRGYETEIEKSREDSNWKKAVELAQQLKSRSPQHESLAHFLIGEGKLEAHLDEWPPTKENIERAQRELSEARGYLTLATDEAGKRAGVALDAHLLLGKLNYACGGYDEALKHYKLAELNTLTEKELPVRSLRIVAESYAIKGLCLEQNTVPGSTSRFKQAERESEMIRSFELASDLTLLYLQRTGSGARAGPTLETALQRVPILHIRAGRLQNAIDRYREMLNAVESVSTQALRLTLTRQLAEVLMRGVTGQVYKAPEKLSVAPPQGTLTRRRDEYVSEGPWKPKKYAAINQFVPRNEYEEVVLLLLVGEAMAVRDAVLSQSEVFEAARAHALRNAVAVVDLLALAATRWGQLCLLLESLERAMKFSFGCAHIWRQRALATAAAAPAPTRPAPPAPHSHIAPGSSLWNAGVRAAGVARRATPLCPSDAPLRLVAANTCYRMGWIEEGIESAEEALTIEEEQNGPMLARCCLFTGIGYQMKAQKTNSRIDKDAANDKSLKLLIRAVQLDDNDHLAFYYLALQYMHLGMLNEAMDATRSCLSARAECGGGLRLAAALWSCACAGSRGARALAAARLARQHYPAADWPLAALAALQLTWETPEAALATGKELLTLVNSSESELETEHNGYAELDALSDSQHDDTQSNRDGASIRAESAGVYRIERALSEGASSLSTQRPRAPLADHRAHAWLLLAQLCLRLGRVSAAAGCVSEAAALTPFSHLVLYTRGLVHAASLEWEEARQCFQNALAIHPTHLDSIVQLGAAYYNLGWLGLAEKALREAASLEPSRADTWRRLALVLAAAHDPGAAADAAAAALALHPHEPALHLPL